A window from Pseudooceanicola algae encodes these proteins:
- a CDS encoding ABC transporter substrate-binding protein has product MTEFSANRLSDRLSGKLSRRAFLAGSGALAAGSMLHIGPLRADGLRSLNLQLGWLASNGILGEICADELGYFADAGIALDVIAGGPNIDGVATVAAGRASMGQLSSSPSLMMARSQGIPVKCIAAGYQQHPYTYFSLEKSAIRTPQDMIGKRIGTQATGRILLDALLAYNNISQDDLEIQIIGSDMTPLMTGQVDAITGWTTNVNALSILGDERVDLSLWDAGIQLYANPYYVTDKSLEEDFDFVAAALGAIAKGWGWARENPEKAAEMLVARYSNLSLEAELQAVPLVLDYSFNGTTADSGWGAMDLETWAAQIEIYDQLGQFPDGAPKVEDVATLDVLEATAAQRPKIG; this is encoded by the coding sequence ATGACAGAATTTTCCGCAAACCGCCTTTCGGACAGACTTTCCGGCAAGCTTTCCCGCCGCGCCTTCCTGGCCGGCAGCGGCGCTCTGGCCGCCGGGTCGATGCTGCATATCGGTCCGCTGCGCGCCGATGGGCTGCGCAGCCTCAACCTGCAACTGGGCTGGCTTGCCTCCAACGGCATTCTTGGCGAAATCTGCGCGGACGAGCTTGGCTATTTCGCCGATGCCGGCATCGCGCTGGACGTGATCGCGGGCGGTCCCAATATCGACGGCGTGGCCACCGTGGCCGCCGGACGCGCCTCCATGGGTCAGCTGTCCTCCAGCCCGTCGCTGATGATGGCGCGCAGCCAGGGCATTCCGGTGAAATGCATCGCCGCCGGGTACCAGCAACACCCCTATACCTATTTCTCGCTGGAAAAGAGCGCCATCCGCACGCCTCAGGACATGATCGGCAAGCGGATCGGCACCCAGGCCACCGGACGCATCCTGCTGGACGCGCTTCTGGCCTACAACAATATCTCGCAGGACGATCTGGAAATCCAGATCATCGGTTCGGACATGACCCCGCTGATGACCGGCCAGGTCGATGCGATCACCGGCTGGACCACCAACGTCAACGCCCTGTCGATCCTCGGGGACGAGCGCGTCGACCTGTCCCTCTGGGATGCCGGCATCCAGCTTTACGCCAATCCCTACTACGTCACCGACAAGAGCCTCGAGGAAGACTTCGACTTTGTCGCCGCCGCGCTTGGGGCCATCGCCAAGGGCTGGGGCTGGGCCCGCGAAAACCCCGAAAAGGCCGCCGAAATGCTGGTGGCGCGCTATTCCAACCTGAGCCTCGAGGCAGAGCTTCAGGCGGTGCCACTGGTGCTGGACTATTCCTTCAACGGCACCACTGCCGACAGCGGCTGGGGCGCTATGGACCTGGAAACGTGGGCGGCGCAGATCGAGATCTACGACCAGCTTGGCCAGTTTCCCGATGGCGCGCCCAAGGTCGAAGACGTGGCCACGCTCGACGTGCTTGAAGCCACGGCAGCCCAGCGTCCGAAGATCGGATGA
- a CDS encoding ABC transporter ATP-binding protein — MSAVLDQAPTTSSALTSATGTGDSGHAVSLRNAQVRFDRFVALQDISVDLEQGGFYSILGPSGCGKSTLLRLISDLVPADRGEVTIHGKPTEEARLAREFAFVFQDATLLPWRSVLANVCLPLETGRKRGVAINATEDDARRLIRMVGLEGREKALPHELSGGMRQRVAIARALICKPKVLLMDEPFGALDEMTRDRLNLELLDIWRDSGVTVAFVTHSISEAVFLGTHVLTLAAHPGRVRDLTRIELSHRNIDIRETPEFNAYCGRLRRVLETC; from the coding sequence ATGAGCGCCGTGCTGGACCAGGCCCCAACCACAAGCTCGGCCCTGACCTCGGCCACAGGAACGGGGGACAGCGGTCACGCTGTCTCCCTGCGCAATGCCCAGGTCCGCTTTGACCGGTTCGTCGCCTTGCAGGACATCTCGGTCGACCTGGAACAGGGCGGCTTCTATTCGATCCTCGGGCCCTCGGGCTGCGGAAAATCGACCCTTCTGCGGCTGATCTCGGATCTGGTGCCGGCGGATCGGGGCGAGGTCACGATCCATGGCAAGCCGACCGAAGAGGCGCGCCTGGCGCGGGAATTCGCCTTTGTCTTCCAGGATGCGACCCTGCTGCCCTGGCGGTCGGTACTGGCCAATGTCTGCCTGCCGCTGGAAACCGGACGCAAGCGCGGCGTTGCCATCAACGCGACCGAAGACGACGCGCGCCGCCTGATCCGCATGGTCGGCCTGGAGGGGCGCGAAAAGGCTCTGCCCCATGAACTGTCCGGTGGGATGCGCCAGCGCGTCGCCATTGCCCGCGCCCTGATCTGCAAGCCCAAGGTGCTGCTGATGGACGAACCCTTCGGTGCGCTGGACGAGATGACCCGCGACCGCCTGAACCTTGAACTGCTGGATATCTGGCGCGACAGCGGCGTGACCGTCGCCTTCGTCACCCATTCGATTTCCGAAGCGGTTTTCCTTGGCACCCATGTGCTGACCCTGGCCGCACACCCCGGCCGGGTCCGCGACCTGACCCGGATCGAGCTGAGCCACCGCAATATCGACATCCGGGAAACCCCTGAATTCAACGCCTATTGCGGCCGCTTGCGGCGCGTACTGGAGACCTGCTGA